The Fusarium musae strain F31 chromosome 10, whole genome shotgun sequence genome window below encodes:
- a CDS encoding hypothetical protein (EggNog:ENOG41), with product MASPQYSPLEEELFKLYREYRETKSIDAKALFFSPQCHPTYAAKDRDTILRYLREAGDVLQRIYHEAGWDMNEMDPASVKSFYTMRPLLTSEKEDFATIRELAPAGFASLEEVRDKAESEKWEGLRVNMWTEDNEGRGILVKVQYWWRKEDGAWKQILHDIMYLGPVDGTEEDGKGILVEEGV from the exons atggcttctcCTCAATATTCGCCTCTTGAGGAGGAACTCTTCAAATTATATCGTGAATACCGCGAAACAAAGTCCATCGACGCCAAAGCCCTCTTTTTCTCCCCGCAATGCC ACCCAACCTACGCTGCAAAAGACCGAGACACAATTCTCCGCTACCTTCGCGAGGCAGGCGATGTCCTGCAGAGAATCTACCACGAAGCGGGATGGGACATGAATGAAATGGATCCAGCTTCTGTAAAAAGCTTCTACACTATGCGGCCACTCCTCACGAGCGAAAAAGAAGATTTTGCAACGATTAGGGAATTGGCTCCCGCTGGTTTTGCGTCTTTGGAGGAGGTTCGCGATAAAGCAGAGAGTGAGAAGTGGGAGGGGTTGAGAGTTAATATGTGGACGGAGGATAATGAGGGAAGAGGGATTTTGGTCAAGGTTCAGTACTGGTGGAGGAAAGAGGATGGCGCGTGGAAGCAGATATTGCATGATATTATGTACTTGGGGCCTGTTGATGGgacggaggaggatgggAAAGGTATCTTGGTAGAGGAGGGAGTCTGA
- a CDS encoding hypothetical protein (EggNog:ENOG41) — MSSLFLDLPPEVLFSISDYLEPDDRKNLSLANSGLRTAVAPSLFKVLRVDCPLVEDHILPTIVDKYRANILELKLNVTFYPEKLTGTSDAEEEEVEEEESEDEASDVDISDNEEHDSEEEDEEEGYIDEEEEEKEEEKNDSDNEPDNRWYWDNPPASVWARKEADIPIIQDLIRFKGLPRCKALTIYTNGEKDFEGEVDWDNNDIGRNYIYFCCEPETWEEVERKEQTYSWRAALRDMYHDIATLSPVDELTISNFLPRKTSFWQDKEWAEFMGRLKKLTLNTYGGNNGAGWQVNTLPGFHAFFNELPANVLGHTNALEYFKLKTHDDGFLGGAGSLYIPPGCMPALRSLHVDGIAVTSVLTDYLKEVNGTLSELCITECVAFASDPNGDDAPRWADLWRAARQALKAPAEVICVPTKERPITEDEGDYYGDEVYVPPADEDDTIKSWRRKVKEEEGLCIWPYGWLDEKYGSIYPDHEVNLERLESGEDNQEFNLLMEEVTRGGGKCTVS; from the coding sequence ATGTCCAGTCTTTTTCTTGATCTACCACCTGAAGTACTTTTCAGCATTTCGGATTATCTTGAGCCGGATGATCGAAAGAATCTCAGCCTGGCCAATTCCGGGCTTCGGACTGCAGTGGCGCCAAGTCTCTTCAAGGTCCTACGAGTCGATTGTCCGCTTGTAGAGGATCACATCTTGCCTACTATCGTCGATAAATATAGAGCGAATATTCTGGAATTGAAGTTGAATGTTACTTTCTACCCGGAGAAGTTGACTGGGACGTCGGAtgcggaggaggaagaagtggaggaagaagagagcgagGATGAGGCTTCTGATGTGGATATATCAGATAATGAAGAGCATGacagcgaagaagaggacgaggaggaaggctacattgacgaggaggaggaggagaaagaagaagagaaaaatgaCAGTGACAATGAGCCTGACAATAGATGGTACTGGGACAATCCTCCCGCATCAGTCTGGGCCCGAAAAGAAGCAGACATACCAATCATCCAAGATCTCATCCGATTCAAGGGTCTACCACGCTGTAAAGCCCTGACAATCTACACCAATGGCGAAAAGGACTTTGAGGGCGAAGTAGATTGGGACAACAACGATATCGGCAGAAACTACATCTACTTCTGCTGCGAGCCTGAAACCTGGGAAGAGGTCGAGCGAAAGGAACAGACATATTCATGGCGCGCTGCTTTGCGGGATATGTACCATGACATCGCTACGCTCTCGCCAGTCGATGAACTTACAATCTCGAACTTTCTGCCCCGAAAGACCTCATTCTGGCAGGACAAGGAATGGGCTGAGTTTATGGGCcggttgaagaagttgacgcTCAATACGTATGGCGGAAACAACGGCGCTGGTTGGCAGGTTAATACATTGCCTGGTTTTCACGCCTTCTTCAATGAATTGCCGGCAAACGTTCTTGGCCATACGAACGCGCTGGAATACTTTAAACTCAAAACTCATGACGATGGCTTTCTGGGCGGTGCGGGCTCGCTGTACATACCTCCTGGTTGCATGCCGGCTCTCAGGTCACTGCACGTAGACGGCATAGCAGTGACCTCTGTGCTGACAGATTACCTCAAAGAAGTAAACGGCACGCTGTCTGAACTCTGTATCACGGAATGCGTCGCGTTTGCCTCCGATCCGAATGGCGATGATGCACCAAGATGGGCCGATCTATGGAGAGCTGCACGACAAGCTCTGAAAGCACCTGCGGAGGTTATATGTGTACCGACTAAGGAACGGCCTATTACGGAAGATGAGGGGGATTATTATGGTGATGAGGTTTATGTGCCGCcggctgatgaggatgacacGATCaagagttggagaaggaaggtcaaggaggaggaagggCTTTGTATCTGGCCGTATGGGTGGTTGGATGAGAAGTATGGATCTATCTATCCTGATCATGAGGTGAACCTTGAGCGTCTTGAGAGTGGGGAAGATAACCAAGAGTTTAATTTGTTGATGGAGGAGGTGACGAGGGGGGGCGGGAAATGTACAGTATCTTGA
- a CDS encoding hypothetical protein (EggNog:ENOG41), which produces MAKTDKAMEVILVYHDQLRARSLPPTPPTDVGDDSDNDAPLDPASSSPASPNPNLRSHPHSRQTSPDAGGHPFANRRARCRETTTAEIGGFPGQKITETPAGSGEWYVFHCEEHSLPLDGLSRPAQAAARHAIAHGLPPTRPSAIEAFGIKIVDCDATIAKAHNDRVVLKSKCKGISQVTRGTGNNPYRPQRGARTDSDMASLLGDISPSHPRHIPIRQAAATRKRTILTRELDGTVTPVEITAKTIYWIKWPDDGICYPAYVLPWSSFPRFRSKYIAPVDRGLLESVDELPACYDKAHGLAGVWAEGYKDGQRNMHKRVYPVIFFTLGKRFPWECETAWAAEEDFRVFDGDNEDPQFKALVDHWKARENRQTPDDELIRMSKLMILCFSGLGY; this is translated from the coding sequence ATGGCTAAAACTGATAAGGCTATGGAGGTCATACTTGTGTATCACGACCAACTAAGAGCACGATCTCTGCCACCTACCCCACCTACCGACGTGGGCGATGATAGCGACAACGACGCGCCACTCGATCCAGCGAGTTCTTCCCCTGCCTCTCCCAACCCTAACCTTCGAAGTCATCCCCATAGCAGGCAGACTTCCCCAGACGCAGGAGGCCACCCATTTGCCAACCGTCGCGCACGTTGTCGCGAGACCACGACCGCGGAAATAGGTGGGTTCCCCGGTCAGAAGATCACGGAGACACCGGCAGGAAGTGGCGAGTGGTATGTCTTTCATTGTGAAGAGCATAGTCTGCCCCTAGATGGTCTTTCGCGTCCGGCACAGGCTGCCGCAAGGCATGCTATAGCGCATGGGCTCCCACCAACTCGCCCATCTGCCATTGAAGCCTTTGGCATCAAGATCGTTGATTGCGACGCTACAATAGCCAAGGCACACAACGATCGGGTCGTTCTCAAGTCTAAGTGTAAAGGCATCTCCCAAGTTACGAGAGGCACTGGCAACAACCCTTATCGTCCTCAACGTGGCGCACGCACTGACAGCGATATGGCATCGCTTCTTGGCGATATTAGCCCCTCACATCCTCGGCATATCCCTATCCGACAAGCAGCAGCCACGAGAAAGCGCACCATTCTCACACGGGAACTGGACGGCACTGTAACGCCCGTTGAGATTACCGCCAAGACAATCTACTGGATCAAGTGGCCGGACGATGGCATCTGCTATCCCGCCTACGTTCTTCCCTGGTCATCCTTCCCTCGATTTCGGAGCAAGTACATCGCCCCAGTTGATCGTGGACTGTTGGAGTCGGTAGATGAGTTACCAGCCTGTTATGACAAAGCCCATGGTCTCGCTGGTGTTTGGGCAGAGGGATACAAAGACGGCCAACGAAACATGCATAAGAGGGTGTATCCCGTCATCTTCTTTACGCTTGGGAAGAGGTTTCCGTGGGAGTGTGAGACTGCTTGGGCTGCGGAGGAGGACTTTCGTGTCTTTGATGGTGATAACGAAGACCCTCAGTTCAAGGCGTTGGTTGACCATTGGAAAGCGAGAGAGAATCGCCAGACTCCAGATGATGAGTTGATCAGAATGAGCAAGTTGATGATCTTATGTTTTTCTGGTTTGGGTtactga
- a CDS encoding hypothetical protein (EggNog:ENOG41): MTTQTQLLEDMLPSTAEAPTYVDSPLRSVANSSTPAPAVASRLQKIAVTFQLSGVNFAASATNGLIVVGLPQIIADLALPPSLAFWPSSVQGLATASTLLLAGALADVLGARSVDLLGCILSGALMLACGFVRTGEQLVALRALQGVALALHLSSSMALVTRTLAQGRGRNLAFACLGLSQPLGFSFGLVLGGVLVETIGWRSGWFLYGGINLVLSGVGFWSLPKSEPLGTLHDVLQSVATKIDWLGTLLASAFMALLSYFLAIISTDVYRIKEASSIVLLSTSLVALPLFVSWMHLQVKRGLPALIPNAFWRNHSFTTICVTIALSNAVINSLELFASLFFQEVQHLSALSAAIRILPSVVVGAALNFTTGLVVHKIPAIWLVVITSVLTAISPLLMALIDPAWTYWTAAFFAQILMPFSVDVLFTVGLIVVTETFSEDKQAVAGSVFNAASQFGNAMGLAVMQVISTLVSKQHAGSKPAEALLQGCKASFWAMFSFMVLCALIGGVGLRKAGKVGLKQE, encoded by the exons ATGACCACTCAGACACAGTTGCTGGAGGATATGCTGCCCTCAACTGCCGAGGCACCAACTTACGTGGACTCTCCACTCAGGAGCGTCGCCAACAGCAGCaccccagcaccagcagtgGCATCTCGTTTACAGAAAATAGCAGTGACATTCCAACTGTCCGGCGTCAACTTTGCAGCCAGCGCTACAAACGGCCTCATCGTCGTGGGTCTCCCCCAAATCATCGCCGACCTCGCCCTCCCCCCATCCCTCGCCTTCTGGCCCTCCTCCGTGCAGGGCCTCGCGACAGCCTCAACGCTGCTGCTCGCGGGTGCCCTCGCGGACGTGCTTGGCGCAAGATCCGTCGATCTGCTCGGGTGCATCCTCAGCGGCGCGCTCATGCTGGCCTGCGGATTCGTCCGCACGGGCGAGCAGCTAGTTGCGCTAAGGGCCCTACAGGGCGTTGCGCTCGCGCTGCATCTCTCGAGCTCTATGGCGCTCGTGACGAGGACGCTGGCGCAGGGACGGGGCAGGAACCTTGCGTTTGCATGTCTGGGGTTGAGCCAGCCGCTTGGCTTTTCGTTTGGGCTCGTCCTTGGCGGAGTGCTGGTCGAGACTATTGGCTGGAGATCGGGTTGGTTTCTCTACGGTGGCATCAATCTTGTCTTGTCCGGGGTGGGCTTCTGGTCTCTGCCAAAGTCCGAACCACTTGGAACGTTACACGATGTGCTGCAGAGCGTTGCGACCAAGATTGATTGGCTCGGCACTCTTCTCGCTTCAGCTTTCATGGCACTGCTGTCATACTTCCTAGC catcatcagcacAGATGTGTACCGCATCAAAGAGGCAAGCAGTATTGTTCTTCTAAGTACGAGTCTCGTTGCACTGCCGCTCTTTGTCAGCTGGATGCATCTTCAGGTGAAAAGGGGTCTCCCGGCCTTGATACCGAATGCGTTCTGGCGGAACCACTCTTTCACCACGATCTGCGTGACCATAGCCTTATCCAACGCTGTCATAAACTCTCTAGAGCTATTTGCGAGTCTCTT CTTCCAAGAGGTGCAGCACCTATCAGCTCTCAGTGCAGCTATTCGCATTCTTCCTAGCGTCGTGGTGGGTGCAGCCCTCAACTTCACAACAGGTCTAGTTGTCCACAAGATCCCTGCTATATGGCTCGTTGTTATCACATCTGTCCTCACAGCAATTTCGCCTCTGCTCATGGCACTCATCGACCCCGCGTGGACGTACTGGACAGCTGCATTCTTCGCGCAGATTCTCATGCCCTTCTCAGTAGACGTCCTCTTCACGGTGGGTCTGATAGTGGTCACTGAAACCTTCTCCGAGGACAAACAGGCGGTGGCCGGGTCAGTGTTCAACGCAGCGTCGCAGTTTGGAAATGCCATGGGTTTAGCCGTGATGCAGGTTATATCGACCCTTGTAAGCAAGCAACATGCAGGATCGAAGCCAGCTGAGGCTCTTCTTCAGGGCTGCAAGGCAAGTTTCTGGGCCATGTTTTCATTCATGGTTCTTTGTGCTCTCATTGGAGGTGTCGGGTTGCGCAAAGCCGGCAAAGTCGGTCTGAAGCAGGAGTAA
- a CDS encoding hypothetical protein (EggNog:ENOG41), translated as MKIRSGTETHEDNATARGHKRQSSKTDSASAPEPRTKHAKAKGQKPTLAEKDLEFDFDHSQIRDSRATPGRVKRSRYEEREPSEEFLSKLHIPKHRNKHTDPLYSFYDLHRCHREGPDGSPTYDSAGFQLDYEKVAKWMKPVAYNKKSMVNGMERHLKSVEEETKKIYNCFFIDGKASRGKKTPNLDIRKGPEGEDGSPQVMHQIQDQVSKDLGFPWHQIDPKQLKKWEDQGFAKVDTGKWWYRPNQVERYRFMKMLEGLHSGRIYSRKVDSDPRVSYLSGCNSTSIPV; from the exons ATGAAAATTAGGAGCGGAACCGAGACTCACGAGGATAACGCCACCGCGCGCGGTCACAAGAGACAGTCAAGCAAGACGGACTCTGCGTCTGCGCCGGAGCCAAGGACCAAACATGCCAAGGCGA AGGGACAGAAACCAACGCTGGCGGAGAAGGACCTCGAGTTCGACTTCGACCACTCTCAGATCCGGGATTCGCGAGCAACGCCGGGTCGCGTCAAGCGTTCCCGGTATGAGGAGCGCGAACCAAGTGAGGAGTTTCTCTCCAAGCTCCACATCCCCAAGCATAGAAACAAGCACACGGACCCGTTGTATTCATTCTACGATCTTCATCGATGTCACCGTGAGGGTCCAGATGGGTCCCCGACCTACGATAGCGCGGGCTTTCAGCTCGACTACGAGAAAGTTGCCAAGTGGATGAAGCCAGTGGCTTACAACAAGAAATCAATGGTCAATGGCATGGAGCGCCATCTGAAGAgtgtcgaggaggagacaAAGAAGATCTACAACTGCTTCTTCATTGATGGAAAGGCCTCgcggggcaagaaaacaccgaaccttgatataag aaaGGGTCCAGAGGGTGAAGACGGCAGTCCGCAGGTCATGCATCAGATTCAAGATCAGGTCTCCAAGGATCTCGGGTTCCCCTGGCACCAGATCGACCcgaagcagctgaagaaaTGGGAAGATCAGGGGTTCGCCAAGGTGGACACGGGTAAATGGTGGTATCGGCCGAATCAAGTTGAGCGCTATCGCTTCATGAAGATGCTAGAGGGGCTTCACTCCGGAAGGATCTATAGCCGTAAAGTGGATTCAGATCCTAGGGTGTCTTATCTCTCAGGATGTAATAGTACTTCAATTCCAGTATAG
- a CDS encoding hypothetical protein (EggNog:ENOG41), with amino-acid sequence MGFSLSRWRPQPETKPAVIDADQNYTSDSSDPALLRDGNLAFTRVQGGNDAKASYQEAIGAPVETNSPLGYHVGWLTIIFLNVNQMIGTGIFSTPGSILNATGSVGLALIYWFIGFIMAIAGFCVYLEFASYFPSRSGAEVVYLEQAYPRPKHFFPIAYAVQSVVLSFSSSNAIVLSRYLWRIAGKTPSDWEMKGVAIAAYTLAVICVIAHNKYSLWAVNILGFLKIITLIFISITGFVVLGGNISRIPDPNANFRNAFEGTTNNGNDLSTALVNIVFSYTGYANAFNVVNEVKRPIPTIKKYGFISVLLVAVLYMLCNVAYFSAVSKEEFAESNEIAASVFFTSVFGTSGAVTALNVLVLLSAYGNLLATLIGASRLIREIGRQGVLPFTTFWVSTKPFGTPIGPYLLKWAMTFIMIVAPPAGDAFQFGEFFTSQDSVVRLADCKPVVSLKTYPEGLFFLAMSIGLYIVRRHNKRVGRGPPEFKAWDVAAIFFILIQIFIIVMPWYPPKGGPYAGDVSFWYATYCVVGIAIMILCGVYYIFWIYIIPKWKSYAIRPEVLEVDKNGANTHRLVRVPLVEIEKWDAEHDEAGNLRQRHVGGGSVQTGEVLDQKEI; translated from the exons ATGGGCTTCTCTCTATCACGCTGGCGTCCTCAGCCAGAGACTAAACCAGCTGTTATTGATGCCGATCAGAATTATACGTCTGATAGCTCTGATCCTGCGCTTCTTCGCGATGGAAACCTTGCTTTTACGCGTGTCCAAGGAGGGAATGACGCGAAGGCTTCTTATCAGGAGGCTATCGGTGCGCCTGTCGAGACAAACTCACCGCTGGGCTATCATGTTGGATGGTTGACCATCATTTTCTTGAATGTCAACCAGATGATTGGCACTGGTATCTTTTCGACGC CTGGAAGCATCCTCAACGCCACCGGATCTGTAGGACTCGCTTTGATCTACTGGTTCAtcggcttcatcatggccattgCCGGATTCTGCGTGTATCTCGAGTTTGCCAGTTATTTCCCAAGTCGATCCGGAGCCGAAGTTGTATACCTCGAACAAGCATACCCCCGACCGAAGCACTTCTTTCCGATTGCTTATGCAGTGCAATCAGTTGTCTTGTcgttcagcagcagcaatgccATTG TGCTATCTCGATATCTCTGGAGAATTGCAGGAAAGACACCTAGTGATTGGGAGATGAAGGGCGTAGCTATCGCTGCGTACACGCTTGCTGTAATTT GTGTGATCGCTCACAACAAATACTCCCTTTGGGCGGTCAACATCCTGGGCTTCTTGAAGATCATTACCCTCATCTT CATATCAATCACTGGCTTTGTCGTTCTCGGCGGCAATATTTCTCGAATCCCAGACCCTAACGCCAACTTTCGCAACGCATTCGAGGGCACAACCAACAACGGCAACGACCTCTCAACCGCCCTGGTCAACATTGTATTCTCATACACTGGCTATGCCAACGCCTTCAATGTCGTTAATGAAGTTAAGAGGCCGATCCCTACTATCAAGAAGTACGGTTTCATCTCTGTCCTTCTCGTTGCTGTTCTGTACATGCTGTGCAACGTCGCATATTTCTCTGCTG TCTCTAAGGAAGAGTTTGCAGAGTCGAATGAGATCGCTGCATCAGTCTTCTTCACCAGTGTCTTCGGTACTAGTGGTGCTGTTACAGCGTTGAATGTTCTTGTGCTGCTGAGTGCGTACGGAAACCTCCTTGCTACACTAATTGGCGCTTCACGATTGATTCGTGAGATCGGACG CCAAGGAGTCTTGCCCTTCACTACTTTCTGGGTATCAACGAAGCCCTTCGGAACACCCATTGGACCCTATCTACTGAAGTGGGCCATGACGTTCATCATGATCGTAGCTCCTCCTGCTGGTGACGCATTCCAATTCGGTGAGTTTTTCACATCACAAGATTCTGTTGTTCGCCTTGCTGACTGTAAGCCAGTCGTGAGTCTCAAGACATATCCCGAAGGTCTGTTCTTTTTGGCCATGAGTATCGGCCTCTACATCGTTCGACGTCACAACAAGCGCGTAGGAAGAGGGCCTCCAGAGTTCAAGGCCTGGGATGTCGCAGCCATATTTTTCATTCTCATTcagatcttcatcatcgtcatgccATGGTATCCTCCCAAGGGCGGCCCATACGCCGGCGACGTCAGTTTCTGGTACGCAACTTACTGCGTAGTCGGCATCGCAAT CATGATTCTTTGTGGTGTATACTACATCTTCTGGATCTACATCATTCCCAAATGGAAGAGCTATGCAATTCGGCCGGAAGTTCTCGAAGTTGACAAAAATGGCGCCAACACGCACCGCTTAGTCCGAGTGCCTCTGGTCGAGATTGAGAAATGGGACGCAGAGCATGACGAGGCTGGAAATCTGAGGCAGCGTCACGTTGGTGGTGGATCAGTGCAGACAGGCGAGGTGCTTGATCAGAAAGAGATTTGA
- a CDS encoding hypothetical protein (EggNog:ENOG41) produces the protein MSDYSISLNSNIRILRCVTAKQWLHFIGTMLACDIVDEIPDLVCKLGLLLLLANGVDVVQEWAKENSTTVGLITLAVFFTLQIINAVISVPQTVAAVEAAPDLDETGERRNTRELLADIKTSLRSMNLSLWLRFAVYHCIAFVMARIATAVGSLGNMEVNISWKDPL, from the coding sequence ATGTCCGATTATTCTATATCTCTCAACTCAAACATCAGAATTCTTCGTTGCGTCACCGCTAAGCAATGGCTACACTTCATCGGCACCATGTTAGCTTGCGACATTGTCGACGAGATACCAGACCTTGTCTGCAAGCTCGGCCTGCTCTTGCTGTTGGCAAATGGTGTCGATGTTGTTCAAGAATGGGCGAAGGAGAATAGCACAACTGTTGGATTGATAACCCTCGCTGTCTTCTTCACGCTGCAGATCATAAATGCGGTCATTAGTGTTCCACAAACAGTGGCGGCCGTCGAAGCTGCTCCCGATTTAGACGAGACAGGGGAGAGAAGGAATACACGTGAACTCTTGGCGGATATCAAGACATCGTTGCGAAGCATGAACCTTTCATTGTGGCTCCGATTCGCGGTCTatcattgcattgcatttgtCATGGCTCGCATTGCAACTGCTGTTGGGTCACTGGGCAATATGGAAGTCAACATTAGTTGGAAAGACCCTCTATAG
- a CDS encoding hypothetical protein (CAZy:GH18), producing MPSLKAISASLVGLLSLGSASVIPPVNSEGYLVASTYFAGFHANRGFPVSAMPWDKYTDVKYAFAETSPDGSLNVSGSQPENIPCFVKDAKKHNVKPLISIGGWTGSRHFSTNIGDAKNRTIFIKNIVNFVEKYGFEGFDIDWEYPNRQGLGCNDINENDTANLLEFFKEVRKDPKGKNYYITAAGSVFPWNGKDGTASKDVSGFADVLNYIMLMNYDYYGAWSAVAGPNSPLYRKCDPRNDQGAAEDSVTQWTGAGMPASQLVLGAPNYGHGFKVNSTSAFGKSKNHKLQLYPAQNSTDRFQGSSWDNDPLIDACGNPNPPGGTYPFWSLIKEAHFLDAKGNPASGIASGWDNCSKTPVLYDAKREIYVSYDNAASFYDKGKFVLKHKLAGFGTYEAGGDYNNILIDSIRSAVGLH from the exons ATGCCGTCCCTCAAAGCCATCTCGGCCTCGCTTGTAGGCCTGCTGAGCCTTGGTAGCGCCAGCGTCATCCCCCCTGTTAATAGCGAGGGGTACTTGGTTGCGTCGACCTACTTTGCGGGGTTCCACGCCAATAGGGGATTTCCTGTCTCGGCTATGCCCTGGGACAAGTACACTGATGTGAAGTATGCTTTTGCTGAGACTTCGCCTGATGGATCCCTCAATGTTTCTGGTTCGCAGCCTGAGAACATTCCTTGCTTtgtcaaggatgccaagaagcACAACGTCAAGCCTCTCATCTCGATTGGTGGCTGGACTGGAAGCCGACACTTCTCTACCAACATCGGCGATGCCAAGAACCGCACTATCTTTATCAAGAACATTGTCAACTTTGTTGAGAAGTATGGCTTTGAAGGCTTCGACATTGA CTGGGAGTACCCCAACCGCCAGGGTCTCGGATGTAACGATATCAACGAGAACGACACCGCCAACCTCCTCGAATTCTTCAAGGAGGTTCGCAAGGACCCCAAGGGCAAGAACTATTACATCACTGCCGCTGGATCTGTCTTCCCCTGGAACGGCAAGGATGGTACAGCCTCCAAGGATGTCAGTGGCTTTGCCGATGTCCTCAACTACATCATGCTCATG AACTACGACTACTATGGCGCCTGGTCCGCCGTCGCCGGCCCCAACTCTCCTCTCTACCGCAAATGCGATCCCCGCAACGACCAGGGCGCCGCCGAGGACTCCGTCACCCAATGGACCGGCGCCGGCATGCCCGCCTCGCAGCTCGTCCTCGGCGCTCCCAACTACGGCCACggcttcaaggtcaacagCACCTCCGCCTTTGGCAAGAGCAAGAACCACAAGCTCCAGCTGTACCCCGCCCAGAACTCTACCGACCGCTTCCAGGGAAGCAGCTGGGACAACGATCCTCTCATCGATGCTTGCGGTAACCCCAACCCTCCTGGAGGCACCTATCCTTTCTGGAGCTTGATCAAGGAGGCTCACTTCCTCGATGCCAAGGGAAACCCTGCCTCTGGTATTGCTTCTGGTTGGGATAACTGCAGTAAGACA CCTGTTCTTTATGATGCCAAGCGTGAGATCTACGTTAGCTACGACAACGCTGCTTCTTTCTACGACAAGGGCAAGTTTGTTCTCAAGCACAAGCTCGCTGGATTCGGTACTTACGAGGCCGGTGGCGACtacaacaacatcctcatcgacTCTATCCGATCTGCTGTTGGTCTGCACTAA
- a CDS encoding hypothetical protein (EggNog:ENOG41) → MYNETQTSTAEARRLKKRELDRKAQRLARERTKSRIAQLESMVDNLRQDDSNAQIATLMDQLGKVTKERDNLLQVLDSLGSTIRRHIGDTNSATTTSEPRSETKSESPVYAGQSQSQSQSQSQSTPNERIVPIMTQRATSETSNSTILELPINHNHAPPHDPFSYDGWNYAVTTEHYPTSMAFDNSTLPPAGNGFIPIQPLLPNLPPTPEEDDVIIPKAPVLCHCSSPTSCASGYHDVKPNIWRAINEVLVKPTKLSAEEIAIEEYNAEDIPVRAVVEGWDSVERAGKMTPTWRKLRRADELCFSNCAEIERLAAMRICHLLITYHGDPTIERRATLPRWYWNRPSQALPHSYGIDFFVWPGLRERLIFSQHQYCNNSFWELLQSNLKILWTDTFQDTFYHNAHTGKYHISPLFEQRIRDINAWTMSTDFFQHFPELSEDIPAYVGIPASMAGVHPSAVVPSSRRRYDDDESKVHKGQRAAIC, encoded by the exons ATGTATAATGAAACTCAGACCTCGACTGCCGAAGCCCGTCGGCTCAAGAAACGGGAGCTCGATCGCAAGGCCCAACGCCTGGCACGAGAGCGCACAAAGAGTCGCATCGCTCAATTGGAGAGCATGGTCGACAACCTTCGGCAGGACGACTCTAATGCGCAAATAGCTACCTTGATGGACCAATTAGGCAAGGTCACCAAAGAGAGGGACAATTTATTACAGGTCCTCGATTCTTTAGGCTCCACGATCCGTCGGCACATTGGCGATACCAACAGCGCCACCACCACGAGCGAGCCACGATCAGAGACAAAATCCGAGTCGCCAGTCTATGCTGgacaatcacaatcacaatcacaatcacagtCGCAATCAACACCAAACGAACGAATAGTCCCAATCATGACCCAAAGAGCAACCTCAGAAACAAGCAACTCTACAATACTAGAACTCCCCATCAACCACAACCATGCTCCCCCGCACGACCCCTTCTCCTATGACGGCTGGAACTACGCCGTGACGACAGAGCACTACCCAACCTCGATGGCCTTCGACAACTCGACCCTCCCTCCCGCCGGCAACGGCTTCATCCCCATCCAGCCTCTCCTCCCAAACCTCCCCCCAACACCCGAAGAGGACGACGTCATCATCCCCAAGGCCCCCGTGCTCTGCCACTGCTCCAGCCCGACGAGCTGCGCCTCTGGCTACCACGACGTCAAGCCCAACATCTGGCGCGCCATAAACGAGGTCCTCGTCAAGCCCACAAAGCTCTCGGCTGAGGAGATCGCGATCGAGGAGTACAACGCGGAGGACATACCCGTGCGCGCCGTGGTCGAGGGCTGGGATAGCGTCGAGCGCGCGGGCAAGATGACGCCGACGTGGCGCAAGTTGCGAAGGGCGGATGAGCTGTGCTTTTCAAATTGCGCAGAAATAGAGCGTTTGGCTGCCATGAGGATATGCCATCTTTTGATCACGTATCACGGCGATCCTACAATAGAGAGACGCGCGACTTTACCGCGATGGTACTGGAATAG ACCATCGCAAGCGCTACCGCATTCATACGGCATTGACTTTTTCGTCTG GCCCGGTCTCCGCGAGCGCCTCATCTTCTCCCAACACCAATACTGTAACAACTCCTTCTGGGAGCTTCTCCAATCCAACCTAAAGATCCTCTGGACGGACACCTTCCAGGACACATTCTATCACAACGCGCACACGGGCAAATACCACATATCGCCACTGTTCGAGCAGCGCATCCGCGACATCAACGCCTGGACCATGTCGACGGACTTTTTCCAGCACTTTCCCGAGCTGAGCGAGGATATCCCAGCGTATGTGGGGATACCGGCTTCTATGGCGGGCGTGCATCCATCTGCTGTTGTGCCGTCGAGTAGGAGGCggtatgatgatgatgagagcaaAGT